The Bacteroidales bacterium sequence TTGCAAATATTCTGATGCCAATTGTTGAACCACATCCCCAGATCTTTGATTTTTTAAATAAAGTAAATGATTATCAAAAAAATTATAAATGCAATATTGCTCTGGTAATCAATAAAAGTGATTTAAACCAAGAGCTAACTCAAGCCATTCTTGAAAAATATTCGCAATGGAATGTTTTAACCCTTCCATACAGTGAAGGTTATTTGAATCAAGGCATTGATAAATTAAAACCTTTTATACTGCCTCTATTAACTTGAGTTACTGATATAGTTATTCTCCCTGTCATATCGTTTGCCTTAATACTTTGGGATATCGTGAACTGTCGTACAAAACCAGAAAGTGGGCAACACATCTCGATACGCTTCGCTACTCGATGTGACAGGGTGAGAATTGATTCCTCTCAGTTGTCAATTCGAGTGTCACGACTTATCGGGACGTATCGAGAATTGATGCACACAACAAGAAAGTGGGCAACAGGCTTCAATACGCAAAATGATAGAGTATAGAGTAGCACATCTCGATACGCTTCGCTACTCGATGTGACAGGGTGAGAATTGATTCCTCCCTCTTGTCAATTCGAGTGTCACGGCTTATCGGAACGTATCGAGAATTGATGCACACAACAAGAAAGGGGGCAACAGGCTTCAATACGCAAAATGATAGAGTATAGAGTAGCACATCTCGATACGCTTCGCTACTCGATGTGACAGGGTGAGAATTGATTCCTCCCTCTTGTCAATTCGAGTGCACGGCTTATCGGGACGTATCGAGAATTGATGCACACAACAAGAAAGGGGGCAACAGGCTTCGATATACAAAATGACAGGGTATAGAGTAATACATCTCGATATGCTTCGCTACTCGATGTGACAGGGTGAGAATTGATTCCTCCCTCTTGTCAATTCGAGTGTCACGACTTATCGGGACGTATCGAGAATTGATGCACACAACAAGAAAGGGGGCAACAGGCTTCGATATACAAAATGACAGGGTATAGAGTAATACATCTCGATATGCTTCGCTACTCGATGTGACAGGGTGGTGTTTATTTTTCCTCATTGTCAAAATGTTTTAACCCAAATACACAATAGAAAATGTGAAATTTTTGTTTATACTTACCGTGTTGCGATACAGTCAGCAAACAGATTATTTGCTCTTTACTACCTTTTTTACTAGTACCTGTTTCCCGTCAATATAAAGCCCACATAGGATTACGTTGGTAAACCACTGGCCGGCTGGTATAACTATATGGTTGCAACCCGTTTCTAAAGGAAATTCTCTTAAATAGCTGCCATAGCTGTTATACGTTTTTATCAGGCCGGTTTTATTGGCTGGCAGCGTGCATTCTACCGTAAAATCGCCGGTAGTTGGGTTCGGGTAAATGATAAAATGCAGGCTTTCTTCGTTGTATGCCTCCATTTCGCTGCTTTGTAACACAACGATTCTTTTTGTTGCAGTTTTGGTACATGTACGTGTTGTATCGTCTAGCATTTTATGAGTAACAGCTACATTTACCTGATATACACCCGCATGGGTATAAGTGTGTAAGGGGTCTTTATACGTATTGGTAACATCTTCGGTACCATCGCCAAAATCCCATTGCCAACTTTCAGCATAAGCATTATTATTAAAGAATTGTACAGCAACCTGCCCTTGCGACAGGTAAAAGGTATCTTGCAAGTTAAGAGTGTGTATCATGGGGCGTAAAAAAGCACAGCAGGTATCGGGAGGAGCATACCAGCGGGCTAAGCCTATGGCTGAATCGCCACCGGCTATGGTAAAACCGCCTGTAACAAATAACGTATCATGAAAGATTTCCATACTGCCAACACCACCCATACCTCCGGTTACTCCCGAATCAAGAGGAAACCAATGGAAGTTATCCCAGTCCCAACGGGCAATATTATTTATTCGGGTAATACTGTCTTCTAATACATATGACCCTCCACCTGCATATAAATAACCACGATATATTTTCATATCGAGTATAGGATGAAAATTGTTGGTGCCCATAGAATGCCATTCATAACCATCGTACATGGCTATCCAGTGCGATTCAATTGGTTTTGGTCTATAAACCCACCAAAAATAACCTGCTAAATATAAGAAATCATTAATGGTATCGGTAAGCATACAATACGGACCGCCATATATACCGCCATAGGGAACAGAATCGAACTGAGTATTGCCCAAATAGCGAAAAAACAATCCCCAAGATGCATCACCAGCCAATAAATCTTGATGATAAGTATGTAATGTAGTAAAACCAGATGTAATGCATTTATCACCCCATGTCGTACCATCAAACGATATCATACCCCAAGCCATGCCGAATAAGTTTGAACCTGCAAAATAAAATTTATTATTAAAATAGAGCAAATCATATATACAACTATAAGCACAATCAACTGTGGTGTCAATGGAATACCATTGGTTGCCATCCCATTTGGCAGTACCGGTTGTATGGGGAACAC is a genomic window containing:
- a CDS encoding PKD domain-containing protein, with translation MKYFTIKYRNFLFILITFNFSLFTFHCSAQHWVPDTNKKFSFDAPTSQFLAGTGNKLYVAKDTLYISGNFGTIGNIRAYCIARYSNGRWDSLRGGIYGVVNAMQYVNGYLYVGGFFQYAIQQGAYLPTPYYPPNMIDFMNIIRVPHTTGTAKWDGNQWYSIDTTVDCAYSCIYDLLYFNNKFYFAGSNLFGMAWGMISFDGTTWGDKCITSGFTTLHTYHQDLLAGDASWGLFFRYLGNTQFDSVPYGGIYGGPYCMLTDTINDFLYLAGYFWWVYRPKPIESHWIAMYDGYEWHSMGTNNFHPILDMKIYRGYLYAGGGSYVLEDSITRINNIARWDWDNFHWFPLDSGVTGGMGGVGSMEIFHDTLFVTGGFTIAGGDSAIGLARWYAPPDTCCAFLRPMIHTLNLQDTFYLSQGQVAVQFFNNNAYAESWQWDFGDGTEDVTNTYKDPLHTYTHAGVYQVNVAVTHKMLDDTTRTCTKTATKRIVVLQSSEMEAYNEESLHFIIYPNPTTGDFTVECTLPANKTGLIKTYNSYGSYLREFPLETGCNHIVIPAGQWFTNVILCGLYIDGKQVLVKKVVKSK